In the Clostridium beijerinckii genome, one interval contains:
- a CDS encoding S8 family peptidase, with the protein MRSKLAKFIIIAASIFTLVSISDYLPRNNGMNSTSNSVSNFVKSLRSGDLDSLLSSVKDIISVDKNNNNNKYNLVSPKDLEQYILDGIGDIKGIKIINEPKIIKIIKPIQKTPVKSDFRLGEINENTNKAVNDPGYKYEWYISYTEADKAWPLIKQKREINVAVLDTGVDYTHPDLKNRVLKSKGYNFVDNNSDTMDDNGHGTHVSGIIAANANDNIGIAGIDGTLDVKIIPIKVLDSNGEGDINDIVKGIKYAADNGADIINLSFGANEKSKLIAEAISYAKSKGVFVVAAAGNDNEDSDNISPAGDGAFTVAAMSYNYKKASFSDYGNCIKVSAPGVEILSTVPGGYEAWDGTSMAAPVATGIAAMVKAEDPNLSPSQIEDVLDSTAKDIMSKGKDKQSGYGLIDAYNAIKKVKQLEK; encoded by the coding sequence ATGAGAAGTAAGTTAGCTAAATTTATAATAATTGCAGCTTCAATATTTACATTAGTTTCTATTTCAGATTACTTACCTAGAAATAATGGCATGAATAGTACGAGTAATAGTGTAAGCAATTTTGTAAAATCACTAAGAAGCGGTGATTTAGATAGCCTTCTAAGTAGTGTGAAAGATATAATAAGTGTTGATAAAAATAATAATAATAATAAATATAACTTAGTGTCACCAAAAGATCTAGAACAATACATTTTAGATGGAATTGGTGATATAAAAGGGATTAAAATAATCAATGAGCCTAAAATTATAAAAATAATAAAACCGATACAGAAGACTCCGGTAAAAAGTGATTTTAGATTAGGAGAGATAAATGAAAATACTAATAAAGCTGTAAATGATCCTGGATATAAGTATGAGTGGTATATAAGCTATACAGAGGCGGATAAAGCATGGCCTCTAATAAAACAAAAAAGAGAAATTAATGTAGCGGTTTTAGATACAGGAGTAGATTACACACATCCAGATTTAAAAAATAGAGTATTAAAGAGCAAGGGGTATAATTTTGTAGATAATAATTCTGATACTATGGATGACAATGGTCATGGTACTCATGTATCAGGAATAATAGCTGCAAATGCTAATGACAATATTGGTATAGCAGGAATTGATGGGACATTAGATGTAAAAATAATTCCGATAAAAGTATTAGATAGCAATGGGGAAGGGGATATAAATGATATAGTTAAGGGTATTAAATATGCTGCAGACAACGGAGCTGATATAATCAATTTGAGTTTTGGAGCTAATGAGAAGAGTAAATTAATTGCAGAAGCAATAAGTTATGCTAAGAGTAAAGGAGTATTTGTTGTAGCTGCGGCTGGTAATGATAATGAAGATAGTGATAATATAAGTCCAGCTGGAGACGGAGCTTTTACAGTAGCTGCAATGAGTTATAATTATAAAAAGGCCTCGTTTTCTGATTATGGTAATTGTATAAAAGTTTCAGCGCCAGGAGTGGAAATATTAAGCACAGTTCCAGGTGGTTACGAAGCATGGGATGGAACAAGTATGGCAGCACCAGTAGCAACAGGAATAGCAGCTATGGTTAAAGCAGAAGATCCTAATTTATCTCCAAGTCAGATTGAAGATGTTTTAGATAGTACTGCAAAGGATATT